The proteins below come from a single Penaeus monodon isolate SGIC_2016 chromosome 23, NSTDA_Pmon_1, whole genome shotgun sequence genomic window:
- the LOC119587889 gene encoding uncharacterized protein LOC119587889, with amino-acid sequence MASVEKILASLLLLLGHLLEGTSGQCSVPYVIRGTWFSFESGRNTITDIDQTSMTGHGTCVAVKVYRQDFKAFLFKDNECFYCVHFNVRTVNVLEKSETGCVTFPTGYTPSLDEACSEMDKNQALITMFNENYVPKNCRSAIEGVWHFAYQNRFSFTGECNHPEARIQSCQEPGNQFLIANQKFNITFKKCEGIKESFEGAKEFSCLGDWFVGKNHYFAVANTKESRKDEKYRCFVRNRDDDIYMGHSITPECSVLNTPENSPFRFRMDPVKQETVNPGCLLPKNFSGEWVNTAHTEADVFINQTHIIETTYPDEGRFRRTIYVCREQRDNRYMMARLNIDGCQKDYVCFEFVPRHHNIIRFRKGREMSKEEFSTVCSYVQFQSDREWNYDLMLAKDPVPVKCPVAGKFNFTQTGELKFETRILGGVTKSPWDHIYCRENISDLSVCDQDQKEMWIDAHYCISVDAYGRHVDIYSDPDYKLKCVGYWKENLKSYLITYDELDPYSKYRCWVYQRADLNKILMSQSVGPFCNLHQTVHGTGGGSAVAIKMVEYEREHDRCPMHFDDGANPWQEPGSQVLKFSFTGGSEFVGASLATILLSFFVSWLLSRKP; translated from the exons ATGGCGTCCGTTGAGAAAATTTTAGCTTCTTTGCTCCTGCTTTTGGGGCATTTGTTGGAAG GAACCTCCGGCCAGTGCTCCGTCCCCTACGTGATCCGCGGGACATGGTTCAGCTTCGAGAGCGGCCGCAACACCATCACTGACATCGATCAGACGTCGATGACCGGCCACGGAACCTGCGTCGCCGTCAAGGTGTACCGCCAAGACTTCAAGGCGTTCCTCTTCAAGGACAACGAGTGCTTCTACTGCGTCCACTTCAACGTGCGCACCGTCAACGTGCTGGAGAAGAGCGAGA CCGGCTGCGTGACTTTCCCCACGGGCTACACGCCGTCGCTGGACGAGGCGTGCAGCGAGATGGACAAGAACCAGGCGCTCATCACCATGTTCAACGAGAACTACGTGCCCAAGAACTGCCGCTCGGCCATCGAGGGCGTGTGGCACTTCGCTTACCAGAACAGATTCAG CTTCACCGGCGAGTGCAACCACCCCGAGGCCAGGATCCAGTCATGCCAGGAGCCCGGCAACCAGTTCCTCATCGCCAACCAGAAGTTCAACATCACCTTCAAGAAGTGTGAAGGAATCAAGGAGTCCTTCGAGGGAG CCAAGGAGTTCTCGTGCCTCGGCGACTGGTTCGTGGGAAAGAACCACTACTTCGCGGTGGCCAACACGAAGGAGTCTCGGAAGGACGAAAAGTACCGCTGCTTCGTTAGGAACAGGGACGACGACATTTACATGGGCCACTCCATCACGCCGGAGTGCTCGGTCCTGAACACGCCAGAGAACAGTCCTTTCAGGTTCAGGATGGATCCAG TGAAACAAGAGACGGTGAACCCCGGGTGCCTCCTCCCGAAGAACTTCAGCGGGGAGTGGGTCAACACCGCCCACACCGAGGCCGACGTCTTCATCAACCAGACCCACATCATCGAGACAACCTACCCTGACGAGGGTCGCTTCAGGAGAACTATTTACGTCTGCAGAGAACAGAGGGACAATCGATACATGATGGCCAGGCTCAACATTGACGGATG CCAGAAGGACTACGTGTGCTTCGAGTTCGTCCCTCGCCACCACAACATCATCCGCttcaggaaggggagggagatgagcaAGGAGGAGTTTTCGACGGTGTGCTCGTATGTGCAGTTCCAGAGCGACCGGGAGTGGAACTACGACCTCATGTTAG CCAAGGACCCGGTGCCCGTCAAGTGCCCAGTGGCTGGCAAGTTCAACTTCACCCAAACTGGAGAGCTGAAGTTCGAGACCCGTATCCTTGGGGGCGTGACCAAGAGCCCTTGGGACCACATCTACTGTCGAGAGAACATCTCCGACCTTTCGGTCTGCGACCAAGACCAGAAAGAGATGTGGATCGATGCCCATTACTGTATTAGCGTCGACGCCTACGGCAGACATGTTGATATTTATT CCGACCCAGACTACAAGCTGAAGTGCGTCGGGTACTGGAAGGAGAACCTCAAGTCCTATCTCATAACGTACGACGAGCTTGATCCTTACTCGAAGTACAGATGCTGG GTTTACCAGAGAGCTGACCTGAACAAGATTCTGATGTCCCAAAGCGTCGGCCCCTTCTGCAACCTGCATCAGACGGTGCACGGCACGGGAGGGGGCTCGGCCGTGGCGATCAAGATGGTGGAGTACGAGAGAGAAC ACGACCGGTGCCCCATGCACTTCGACGACGGCGCCAACCCCTGGCAGGAGCCCGGCAGCCAGGTCCTCAAGTTCAGTTTCACAGGCGGCTCGGAATTCGTCGGCGCCTCCCTCGCCACGATCCTGCTCAGCTTCTTCGTCAGTTGGCTGCTCTCGAGGAAGCCCTGA
- the LOC119587887 gene encoding uncharacterized protein LOC119587887 has protein sequence MARGGTLRASVSLQCAAVLGVLLLVSCPPSALAISPNDQATNIAETMARISQVMKSKLPLCQNQTTAEASVLTQLKAMEEVIIHQEQMLGSIRFMTDKLMETINRYVASVPR, from the coding sequence ATGGCGAGAGGGGGAACTCTGCGAGCGAGTGTCTCGCTGCAGTGCGCCGCTGTCCTCGGAGTCCTTTTGCTGGTCTCATGCCCGCCCTCCGCCCTGGCCATCTCTCCGAATGACCAGGCAACCAACATCGCCGAGACCATGGCCAGGATCAGCCAAGTGATGAAGAGCAAACTCCCGCTGTGCCAGAACCAGACGACCGCGGAGGCGTCAGTGCTGACGCAGCTCAAGGCGATGGAAGAGGTTATCATCCACCAGGAGCAGATGCTGGGCAGCATTCGGTTCATGACGGACAAACTGATGGAAACGATCAACAGATATGTTGCAAGTGTTCCTCGATGA
- the LOC119587886 gene encoding uncharacterized protein LOC119587886 (The sequence of the model RefSeq protein was modified relative to this genomic sequence to represent the inferred CDS: added 1 base not found in genome assembly): MRGARQVLRGALFLAAMLATARAARARAARPRFRSPTLQPIKSGIDAMSAALWGRQNSCQKNAASSEEKLARIKYVVDSQWEMLGKADEKVKALEEKMEELIAIKQDYAEATPDPEECSYPFKMEAHGCFWLHKNPGLPWEAARRRCQQSGSDLATPSSLAQMREFLLREIGREWWYVWIGGQMTGYRTWVYVNGREGAANPEDWHDTLNPGSLHGAQRGTRLQDDGVALRGRELVPLSEILGDGDKGTALRS; the protein is encoded by the exons ATGCGGGGTGCGCGCCAAGTCCTCCGAGGAGCACTCTTCCTCGCCGCGATGCTGGCGACGGCTCGGGCGGCGCGGGCTCGGGCCGCTCGCCCTCGCTTCCGCTCGCCCACTCTGCAGCCCATCAAGAGCGGCATCGACGCCATGTCCGCCGCCCTCTGGGGGCGCCAGAACTCCTGCCAGAAGAACGCGGCGTCCTCGGAGGAGAAGCTGGCCCGCATCAAGTACGTGGTCGACAGCCAGTGGGAGATGCTGGGGAAGGCGGACGAGAAGGTGAAGGCcctggaggagaagatggaggagctGATCGCCATCAAGCAGGACTACGCTGAAGCCACGCCGGATCCAGAAG AGTGCAGCTATCCCTTCAAGATGGAGGCGCACGGGTGTTTCTGGCTGCACAAGAACCCCGGCCTCCCCTGGGAGGCGGCGCGGAGGCGGTGCCAGCAGTCGGGCTCGGACCTCGCGACGCCCTCCAGCCTGGCGCAGATGCGAGAGTTCCTCCTGCGGGAAATTGGGCGAG AGTGGTGGTACGTGTGGATCGGGGGACAGATGACAGGCTACAGGACGTGGGTGTACGTGAACGGGCGCGAGGGCGCCGCCAACCCCGAGGACTGGCACGACACCCTCAACCCGGGGTCCTTGCACGGCGCTCAACGGGGGACGAGACTACAAGATGATGGCGTGGCACTGCGAGGACGCGAATTGGTTCCTCTGTCAGAAATTTTAGGAGACGGGGATAAGGGAACAGCCCTACGGTCCTA